From the genome of Fulvia fulva chromosome 12, complete sequence:
CTTCTCAATGAGAAGCTTCTCAGTCGGCTGAGTAATATGAGGATCGTCGACGCTGCGCGTCATCAAAAGGAGTTCTCGCACATGATTGAAGGCTTTGGAAATGTGAGTATTCCACCCCAAGCGTCTTCACGATACTTTTTGACCTTTCAGCAGGAATGGGCGAACTTCGGTAGCGAAGTTGCCAACCTTGCATCACAGCGGATTGATCTAGGCAACATTCGGCATGTCCTTCGACCTCTCCAGCACGCGGTCAAGGATGCCAATCGGGCGACACAGCACGTTACTCGCACGATCAAGCCGCCACCACACCCTGGCCTCCCGCATCAGCTGAATACCGCGTTGGCACAGCACGCAGGGCAGGTTCCGCCCATGCCAGCTACTCCATTGGCTGTAGCACTTGGTCCTGCTGCTCAGGCTACAGTGCCGCCGACTCCGACAACATCTTTTCACTCGCCGGAACACTATTTGCAGGATCCCATGCGGCGTCCACGGTTGGCCGAGAGAAGTGCAACCACATTGCCACTTCCCAGCTACCCGCGGATATGATTGCGACCGCAATCGAGCATTGGTAAGCACGTGCAGTGACGTTTATGTTTTGTGGGCGGCGGGTATGAGCACGGGCATGAGCATGAGCATGAGCATTTTCTTTTGGGTGGAGCAATTGGCAAATGGCGTTTTTGACAAAGGGATGGAGTCGGTTTCAGGGGCGCAGCGAGGACTACCGAAAAACGGACGGAAAAACAACGACAGGACGACTTTACGATACCACGACTACTGTACTACTACGATCGACTTTTGGCAAGGCGTCATGGGAATGGAAGGGAAAAGCGAAGGAAGGAGCTAGTTCAACAGACCTTGCATCGCGTTGTACCACCACTCGCGTTCGGCAAAAGGCAGCGCATTACGACTTCACGACAGCGCACAGAAGACGCACCTCGCGATCATTGGCAAGGGCACGGACAGGCTCATGGAACTGTACTTGTAGAGGAGAAAAGGGCGAAGAAAAGAAGTGCTCGGGCACTTCACAAAAAGACATGAAACCGGTGTCATGCATCGGACACGGAATGGAAATGCTCCAAAAAGCGACGAGCAAATGCGGCTTGCGCTCGATTGTCAAACAGAGCTGTTGTACCATAGCAACGCAAAGCTTGCGCATTGAAGCGCACCACTCTGCAAAGACTTTCACCTTTCCAGCCCACCACTCCCTGCCATTCTTCATAGTAGTCGTAGTGGGTTCCTTGTCGTGATCGTTGTGTACCCTTCGCAATGCCATCTCTTCGTCGCATTCCACCACATAGCATCAGTCGAAAGCATTCCCATCGTTGATCGAGATAGATTTCGTAGGAAGGCGATCCGCTTAGTCGAAAAGACCGAAGCCCATGTCCTCGTCGGACTCTTCCTTCTCTGTAACAAACCGTTAGCTTGCTACCCATGATCCCACCTCGCTTTCCGAGATCTGCGGAATCTCTAAACTTACCCTCCTCCTTTGCGGCCTCAGCTGGCGCATCAGCAGCGGCATCACCACCTGCGACAGGGGCACCACCAGCAGCGGCTGGGGCGGCACCACCACCGGAGCCGACGTTCAGTAGCAGCTCCTTGACGTCCTTGCCCTCGAGGGCCTTGGCGAAGAGGGTGGTCCAGATTGGCTCGATGTCAGGGACCTTGGCGGCGGTGATGAGGGATTGGAGCTTGTCGGCCTGGAGGGGGGTGTCAGTGGTGAGACTGGACGAGGAGAGGTGTAACAGAGGAAGGGTAGGGGAAGAGGGGTTATGCTGGCGCGCGGCGAGGTATATCGTGATGCTGCGCAGATATGTGTAGAGGGGAATTATGAACATACAGTGATCTCGACACCATCATCGGCGAGGATGAGGGCCGCGTAGGAAGAGGCGAGCTCGGCGGTGGACATGTTGACGGACGTCTTGGGAGTGGTATGTGGTTGTAGAAGGGATGAGATGCTAACACGCTCGAAGTGTCGTGAAAGG
Proteins encoded in this window:
- a CDS encoding 60S acidic ribosomal protein P1, whose product is MSTAELASSYAALILADDGVEITADKLQSLITAAKVPDIEPIWTTLFAKALEGKDVKELLLNVGSGGGAAPAAAGGAPVAGGDAAADAPAEAAKEEEKEESDEDMGFGLFD